Proteins from a genomic interval of Cardiocondyla obscurior isolate alpha-2009 linkage group LG21, Cobs3.1, whole genome shotgun sequence:
- the LOC139110751 gene encoding cytoplasmic dynein 2 intermediate chain 2, with protein MFNTKSFDVVSFNSELSAARLETSANVQTTEIIYAANDTQTTETRSVGIQTTNEQKADAQVDYDRLAEFLKKVTPGILEALDEASSAFDDYNPNVSETSSTTVELLKKINTLREIETSSFQNSVHSIKVSDLSWSTVGGTLAVGLSHICHATWCDHLSTIQLYNLTTEDDVTDVPAKTLETNGCVTTLCYHPTEPSILAAGLFNWDVFIWNLRNDDSVVPMHVCSHGDSVSQVCWRPRSVSDVTLLLSSSIDGYILIHKVMANFTTVQLHKRFKIAKERNPIENARPRSSGGTRERAAEAGLCITSFDFSLKHPSIFIVGTLCGGIYKCSLDSVTPIEEDATLIDPVIDEYERHGGSVTSIKCSPLRNLFVSSGTDKEIRIYNLDEHVSQQTISVDDTVVGLTWMIGNQDVLAAYGAGTCVKFYNVANGKPVTHAKVEVTGKEDISSLRVNSKRDVLAIGDIRANVEIWKFPRQLF; from the exons atgtttaacacCAAGTCTTTTGACGTTGTGAGTTTTAATTCAGAATTATCTGCTGCAAG aCTCGaaacgtcagcaaatgttcaaACAACAGAGATAATTTATGCTGCTAATGACACACAGACTACAGAAACGAGAAGCGTCGGA ATTCAAACAACGAATGAGCAGAAAGCAGATGCACAGGTAGATTATGATAGACTGGcagagtttttaaaaaaagtcaCCCCAGGAATTCTCGAAGCTCTGGATGAAGCCAGTAGCGCTTTCGATGATTACAATCCAAATGTAAGCGAGACGTCGTCAACTACTGTCGAACTGttgaaaaaaatcaatacaCTTAGAGAGATAGAAACGTCGTCCTTTCAGAATTCCGTGCACTCG ATAAAAGTAAGCGACTTGTCGTGGAGCACCGTCGGAGGAACGTTAGCGGTAGGTCTCAGTCATATTTGTCACGCGACATGGTGCGATCATCTTTCGACAATCCAGTTGTACAATCTTACAACGGAGGACGATGTCACGGATGTGCCCGCTAAAACATTAGAGACAAATGGATGCGTTACAACTCTTTGCTATCATCCAACGGAGCCTTCTATCCTCGCAGCTGGATTGTTTAATt GGGACGTGTTTATTTGGAATCTCAGGAATGACGATTCCGTTGTGCCCATGCACGTGTGCTCGCACGGCGACAGTGTATCTCAAGTGTGTTGGCGGCCAAGATCTGTAAGCGATGTAACTCTGTTACTAAGCTCTAGCATAGATGGATACATACTGATTCATAAGGTGATGGCTAATTTTACAACTGTTCAATTGCATAAACG GTTTAAGATAGCCAAGGAACGTAATCCAATAGAAAATGCTAGGCCACGCAGTTCTGGAGGTACGCGCGAGCGTGCCGCGGAAGCAGGGCTATGTATCACGAGTTTTGATTTTTCATTGAAGCATCCCAGTATATTTATCGTTGGCACATTATGCGGTGGAATCTATAAATGCAGCTTGGACAGTGTAACGCCTATCGAAg AAGACGCCACACTTATAGATCCTGTGATCGACGAATACGAAAGACACGGAGGTAGCGTTACCAGTATTAAATGTTCACCATTACGCAATTTATTTGTCAGCAGTGGCACGGACAAAGAAATCCGTATATATAATCTTGACGAG CATGTCAGCCAACAAACCATTTCTGTGGACGATACGGTTGTGGGATTAACGTGGATGATTGGTAATCAAGACGTGCTCGCAGCTTATGGAGCGGGCACATGTGTAAAGTTTTACAATGTCGCAAACGGCAAACCTGTAACACATGCAAAAGTCGAGGTGACTGGGAAAGAAGATATTAGCAGCTTACGTGTAAATTCCAAAAG AGATGTACTGGCGATTGGAGATATTCGTGCGAATGTTGAAATATGGAAATTTCCACGGCAGTTGTTTTGA